The proteins below come from a single Chryseobacterium capnotolerans genomic window:
- a CDS encoding lysylphosphatidylglycerol synthase transmembrane domain-containing protein produces the protein MEKTSKSPLKSILTIVISLAFAGFFLWLALRGLDFKVIQQSLAKANYLWVLFASVFGLLGYWFRAIRWNLLLEPMGYRISNSNSLWTTSFGYLMNLTIPRSGELARATALYGVEKVPVDKSFGTIILERVVDLVCLVGFLLLTVIFKFNAIRSFYHFVMDKKDEKAEFVPNFFEKQMMKLGVNDFDSFYLCIKIAVGVVFLIGLGLLYKYKKEKLINFGKGILQGITSIFKLKQKSKFILYTLGLWVSYYFAAYFVCFALPETSTFTFADGFFIIVVGTLGMIIPASGGIGAYNLAMKYGFMALFISMGKSADLGGEIGLIYSFISLPLQIVIVLVMGLISIPMLAKARNEAASKKDF, from the coding sequence ATGGAGAAAACATCAAAAAGTCCTTTGAAATCAATACTTACAATAGTAATATCGCTTGCTTTTGCAGGCTTTTTTTTATGGCTTGCCTTACGAGGGCTTGATTTTAAAGTGATTCAGCAATCATTGGCGAAGGCCAACTATCTTTGGGTATTGTTTGCTTCTGTATTTGGGCTTTTAGGCTACTGGTTCAGAGCGATTCGTTGGAATTTACTATTGGAGCCAATGGGATACCGCATTTCAAACTCTAATTCATTATGGACTACTTCATTTGGATATCTGATGAATCTTACGATTCCAAGAAGTGGAGAATTGGCAAGAGCTACTGCTTTATATGGGGTAGAAAAAGTACCTGTAGATAAATCTTTCGGTACTATTATTTTGGAAAGAGTGGTAGATTTGGTTTGCCTGGTTGGTTTTTTACTTCTAACAGTGATTTTTAAATTTAATGCGATCCGTTCTTTTTATCATTTTGTAATGGATAAAAAAGATGAGAAAGCTGAATTTGTTCCCAATTTTTTTGAGAAACAAATGATGAAGTTGGGAGTCAATGATTTTGATTCTTTTTATTTGTGCATCAAGATCGCTGTAGGAGTAGTATTTTTAATAGGTTTGGGACTTCTTTATAAATATAAAAAAGAGAAACTCATCAATTTTGGAAAAGGAATTCTTCAGGGAATAACTTCCATTTTTAAGCTAAAACAAAAAAGTAAATTCATATTGTATACACTAGGGCTGTGGGTTTCTTATTACTTTGCCGCCTATTTTGTATGTTTTGCCCTTCCTGAAACTTCAACGTTTACTTTTGCAGATGGTTTCTTTATTATTGTTGTAGGAACACTTGGAATGATTATTCCTGCCAGTGGTGGAATCGGAGCTTATAATCTGGCTATGAAATACGGCTTTATGGCTCTTTTTATTTCGATGGGGAAAAGTGCTGACCTTGGAGGTGAGATAGGATTAATTTATTCTTTTATTTCTTTACCACTTCAAATTGTAATAGTATTGGTAATGGGACTTATTTCAATTCCAATGCTGGCAAAGGCAAGAAATGAAGCTGCTTCGAAGAAAGATTTTTAA
- a CDS encoding OstA-like protein → MRIILFLFIFISTLSFAQDKTPVKRDPYLTPSPAKQQPLKPEDKIKLINADKIIKDPAKYDGNQYFVGNVQIEQKGSILTADEVVLYSEENFAKAIGNAKLQNADGSVITAGEMEYDGNTQKGVARKNVVLTDPKQTIKTDILYYDKLSSQAYFNTGGTISDSQGNVMYTKSATYFLDTKMIDFVGNVKIDNAQYIIEGVNIKQNQNTKVAEFFGPTTITNRANPKNRVYTERGTYRMETKEAFLNKNSKIFYNDKILTGEDMYFNQITGFGKATGNVKLDDPKERRYMKGGYGEIFEKKDSSMMTKGPYAVKIMEKDTAYFAAEKIISYQKPDSLDIKIKKSFLRAYRKARIYKSNAQGRADSISFNETDGIMHMYTKPILWSGEKQVTGDKVEAYFNTQNENIDSLKVIGNALAISKVDSLTLKDEFNQVKGKYMTVYYQGNDIKEARVVGNAQSIAYVDDVNKETQKPERIGITLSACGIIGALFEERALQIISCSIGATADTYPMSKIEPSRRKFPDFNWNTKDRIRKWQDILVDSPNYEEIKYSSDNELYDQAQDAIEKERAKEEAKKPKRVRK, encoded by the coding sequence ATGAGAATAATCCTTTTTCTGTTTATCTTTATTTCTACGCTTAGCTTTGCGCAGGATAAAACTCCTGTGAAGAGAGATCCTTATCTCACCCCTTCTCCTGCAAAGCAGCAGCCATTGAAACCTGAAGATAAAATCAAACTTATCAACGCAGATAAAATTATTAAAGATCCCGCCAAATATGACGGTAATCAATATTTTGTAGGAAATGTTCAGATAGAACAAAAGGGATCTATACTTACGGCAGATGAAGTTGTTCTTTATAGTGAAGAAAACTTTGCCAAAGCAATTGGAAATGCAAAACTTCAGAATGCGGACGGCTCTGTTATTACAGCAGGGGAAATGGAGTATGATGGGAATACGCAGAAAGGTGTTGCCAGAAAAAATGTTGTCCTGACGGATCCTAAGCAGACCATCAAAACTGATATTCTGTATTATGATAAACTATCGAGTCAGGCTTATTTTAATACAGGAGGTACCATTTCTGACAGCCAGGGAAATGTAATGTATACCAAGTCTGCTACCTATTTTCTGGATACCAAAATGATTGATTTTGTAGGTAATGTGAAAATTGACAATGCCCAATATATCATTGAAGGAGTAAATATCAAGCAGAACCAGAATACCAAAGTAGCTGAATTTTTCGGACCTACAACCATTACCAATAGAGCCAATCCTAAAAATAGAGTGTATACGGAAAGAGGAACCTATAGGATGGAAACCAAAGAAGCTTTCCTGAACAAAAATTCCAAGATCTTTTATAATGATAAAATCCTTACCGGTGAGGATATGTATTTTAATCAGATCACAGGTTTTGGAAAAGCTACCGGTAATGTAAAACTGGATGATCCGAAAGAAAGGAGATATATGAAAGGTGGCTATGGTGAAATCTTTGAGAAAAAAGATTCTTCAATGATGACCAAAGGTCCTTACGCTGTTAAAATTATGGAAAAAGATACCGCCTATTTTGCTGCTGAGAAAATCATATCCTATCAAAAACCGGACTCTTTAGATATCAAAATAAAAAAGAGCTTTTTAAGAGCCTATAGAAAAGCAAGAATATATAAATCCAATGCACAGGGAAGAGCAGATTCTATATCCTTTAATGAAACGGATGGTATTATGCACATGTACACAAAACCGATCTTATGGAGCGGGGAAAAGCAGGTGACTGGTGACAAAGTTGAAGCCTATTTTAATACTCAGAATGAAAATATAGATTCCTTAAAAGTTATTGGAAATGCTTTAGCTATTAGTAAAGTAGACTCTTTAACTCTGAAAGATGAATTCAATCAGGTAAAAGGTAAGTACATGACAGTATATTATCAGGGTAATGATATTAAAGAGGCTAGAGTAGTGGGGAATGCACAATCTATTGCTTATGTAGATGATGTAAACAAAGAAACCCAGAAGCCGGAAAGAATTGGGATTACACTTTCTGCATGTGGTATTATCGGCGCTTTATTTGAGGAAAGGGCTTTACAGATTATTTCCTGTAGCATCGGTGCTACTGCTGATACTTATCCAATGAGTAAAATAGAACCTTCAAGAAGAAAGTTTCCGGATTTCAACTGGAATACGAAAGACCGGATCAGGAAATGGCAGGATATATTGGTCGACAGTCCAAATTATGAAGAGATAAAATATTCTTCGGATAATGAATTGTATGATCAGGCTCAGGATGCTATAGAGAAAGAACGGGCTAAAGAAGAAGCTAAAAAACCTAAAAGAGTAAGAAAATAA
- a CDS encoding START-like domain-containing protein, which produces MAKHKVHYEFPMHCLSEILYEYLATAEGLSEWFADEVTEKGDDFFFSWGGGPAEKATLIRYKPEGFVRFRWEEDEGTKNFFEMTITIDDITEDLALNITDFCEEGDEEENAMYWENLIENLRIKLGAA; this is translated from the coding sequence ATGGCGAAACATAAAGTCCATTACGAATTTCCAATGCACTGTTTATCAGAGATTTTATACGAATATCTGGCTACTGCAGAGGGGTTGTCTGAATGGTTTGCAGATGAGGTTACAGAGAAAGGCGATGATTTCTTTTTTAGCTGGGGTGGAGGACCTGCTGAAAAGGCCACTTTGATCAGATATAAGCCTGAAGGTTTCGTGCGTTTCAGATGGGAAGAAGATGAAGGAACTAAGAATTTCTTTGAAATGACTATCACTATAGATGATATAACAGAAGATTTGGCACTAAATATTACGGACTTCTGTGAAGAAGGAGACGAAGAAGAAAACGCGATGTATTGGGAAAATCTTATTGAAAATCTCAGAATAAAATTAGGTGCTGCATAA
- a CDS encoding N-acetylmuramoyl-L-alanine amidase family protein, protein MKGIPLLALSIFSTAFLSFTPLNKKYIVIDAGHGGNDHGAVFGQFSEKDITLSIAKEIQKLSGKQDPYEVILIRNEDTYPSLSERTLQINKLNPEMVISLHVNTSPQEETVKHGTEIYVQNSEDSKKLAGKIYKKFSVRKIEERNNLHILRETKAPAVLVELGFINNSSDRAYITSENGQKEIAQKFVDIINGN, encoded by the coding sequence ATGAAAGGTATTCCATTACTTGCTTTATCAATCTTTTCGACTGCTTTTTTATCATTCACTCCTCTTAACAAGAAATACATTGTCATAGATGCTGGTCATGGAGGCAATGATCATGGTGCTGTATTTGGCCAATTTAGTGAAAAAGATATCACCTTAAGCATTGCAAAGGAGATTCAAAAGCTTAGTGGAAAGCAAGACCCGTATGAGGTGATTTTAATAAGAAATGAAGATACCTATCCCAGTCTTTCCGAAAGAACTCTTCAAATCAACAAACTGAATCCTGAAATGGTGATTTCACTCCATGTTAACACTTCTCCTCAGGAAGAAACCGTTAAACATGGAACAGAAATATATGTCCAGAATTCTGAAGATTCAAAGAAACTGGCAGGAAAAATCTATAAAAAATTTAGTGTTCGTAAAATTGAAGAGCGCAATAATCTTCATATTTTAAGAGAAACCAAAGCTCCTGCAGTATTGGTAGAACTTGGATTCATCAATAATTCTTCAGACAGAGCTTATATTACCAGTGAAAATGGACAAAAGGAAATCGCACAAAAATTCGTTGATATCATCAACGGAAATTAA
- a CDS encoding HU family DNA-binding protein: protein MNKSELIDAIAKDAGITKVAAKAALESFIGNVTSTLKKKDGKVSLVGFGTFSVAERAARQGINPATKKPIKIAAKKVAKFKAGADLSNAVSGAKKK, encoded by the coding sequence ATGAACAAGTCTGAATTAATCGACGCAATCGCAAAAGATGCAGGTATCACTAAAGTTGCAGCAAAAGCTGCTTTAGAATCTTTCATTGGTAACGTAACTTCTACTCTAAAGAAAAAAGATGGAAAAGTTTCTTTAGTAGGTTTCGGTACTTTCTCAGTAGCTGAGAGAGCAGCTAGACAAGGGATCAACCCTGCAACTAAAAAACCAATTAAAATTGCTGCTAAAAAAGTTGCTAAATTTAAGGCTGGAGCTGATTTATCAAATGCAGTTTCTGGTGCTAAGAAAAAATAA
- a CDS encoding RNA polymerase sigma factor, translating into MSTGQEKIFIEFFKPNQKLIHKICRIYTDNAEDHEDLFQEITIQLWKSFSTFKGDSKFSTWMYRVALNTAITLFRKPKKQNSQAVDVDVSSLRIEYETYEDDEHKLQKMYKAIYELSDVEKALIMMYLEDKPYKEIGEILGITEGNARVKMNRAKNNLKTKINTK; encoded by the coding sequence ATGAGCACCGGACAGGAGAAAATATTTATCGAATTTTTTAAGCCTAATCAAAAGCTTATCCACAAAATATGTAGGATATATACAGACAATGCTGAAGATCATGAAGACCTTTTCCAGGAAATCACCATTCAGTTATGGAAATCATTTTCCACATTTAAAGGAGATTCCAAGTTTTCTACCTGGATGTATCGTGTAGCGCTTAATACGGCGATTACACTATTCAGAAAACCTAAGAAACAGAACTCGCAAGCAGTAGATGTTGATGTCTCATCCCTTAGAATAGAGTACGAAACTTACGAAGATGACGAGCATAAACTGCAAAAAATGTATAAGGCAATCTATGAGTTGTCTGATGTAGAGAAAGCTTTAATCATGATGTATCTGGAAGATAAACCTTATAAAGAAATAGGGGAGATCCTTGGTATTACAGAAGGGAATGCAAGAGTAAAAATGAACAGAGCAAAAAATAATTTGAAAACCAAAATAAACACAAAATAA
- a CDS encoding YqgE/AlgH family protein produces the protein MNHSYKGKILISTPDISGDIFSRSVVLVIEHNESGAFGLILNKKNSQMSSKFKDFFDFKIEVYDGGPVENDKVFFIVKGDEKVTEIYTDIADEYYLTEDIERIINAVLANELDIHNVKIFSGYSGWAPNQLDSEVQRKMWTVVDVYNLDYTLPNDQTLWKSIMQNLGGEFLLWANSPEDISLN, from the coding sequence ATGAATCACTCATACAAAGGTAAAATATTAATCTCGACCCCTGACATTTCCGGCGATATTTTTTCCAGATCGGTAGTATTGGTTATTGAACATAACGAAAGCGGAGCTTTTGGTTTGATCCTTAATAAAAAAAATAGCCAGATGAGTAGTAAATTCAAAGATTTCTTTGATTTTAAGATCGAGGTATACGATGGCGGTCCTGTAGAAAATGATAAAGTATTTTTCATTGTAAAAGGTGATGAAAAAGTGACCGAGATTTACACTGATATTGCGGATGAATATTATCTTACCGAGGATATCGAACGTATTATCAATGCTGTATTGGCTAATGAGCTGGATATTCATAATGTAAAAATCTTTTCAGGATATTCCGGATGGGCTCCTAATCAACTGGACAGTGAGGTTCAGAGAAAAATGTGGACTGTGGTAGATGTTTACAATCTGGATTACACTCTTCCCAACGACCAGACCTTATGGAAATCGATCATGCAGAATCTTGGTGGAGAATTCTTATTATGGGCCAATTCCCCTGAGGATATTTCATTAAATTAA
- a CDS encoding aminotransferase class IV: protein MENQYFTSGTLNVKNRAFLWGDAVKVSFFVRDSRLIMDEECYFFLMASMRKMRMNIPLTYTLEFFQSMFQKDIIEGKGIKNGIINFQVFRNQDELTLAKSSISYFYEVEEMDDVLAVHQRALELDLIKEINVNNNLLSNIRVHCPENIYGGIYAQENDLDDVILLNPNKRIARTTCGNLLFMEGDVIKVPKQTEGAYISPLMENFVTYLHKNKLADIQEHEIIAFESQKAEEILMISDEKGIFSVGKIRNKTFETSRFTELVEGWKKSFNL, encoded by the coding sequence TTGGAAAATCAATATTTTACCTCAGGTACATTGAATGTAAAGAACAGAGCCTTTCTTTGGGGCGATGCAGTGAAGGTTTCTTTCTTTGTAAGAGACAGCAGGTTGATCATGGATGAAGAATGCTATTTCTTCCTGATGGCTTCCATGAGAAAGATGAGAATGAATATTCCTTTAACCTATACATTGGAGTTTTTCCAGTCAATGTTCCAAAAGGATATTATAGAAGGTAAAGGAATAAAGAATGGAATTATCAATTTCCAGGTATTCAGAAATCAGGATGAATTAACATTAGCAAAATCTTCAATTTCCTATTTTTATGAAGTAGAAGAAATGGATGATGTTTTGGCTGTTCATCAGAGAGCCTTGGAACTGGATCTGATTAAGGAAATTAATGTAAATAATAATCTGCTAAGCAATATCAGAGTACATTGTCCGGAAAACATCTATGGCGGAATTTATGCCCAGGAGAATGATCTTGATGATGTTATTCTGTTAAACCCTAATAAAAGGATTGCCCGTACCACTTGTGGTAACCTTTTGTTTATGGAAGGAGATGTTATTAAAGTTCCAAAACAGACAGAAGGAGCTTACATCTCTCCTTTAATGGAAAACTTCGTTACTTATTTACATAAAAATAAACTGGCTGATATCCAGGAACACGAAATTATTGCATTTGAATCTCAGAAAGCAGAAGAAATTTTAATGATTTCTGACGAGAAAGGCATATTTTCTGTAGGTAAAATAAGAAATAAAACCTTTGAGACTTCCCGATTTACAGAATTGGTAGAAGGCTGGAAAAAGAGTTTTAATTTATAA
- a CDS encoding KUP/HAK/KT family potassium transporter translates to MAEVTEDGYHFDIKKLSFIGVLVSLGIVFGDIGTSPLYVMKAIVNARSQGSNMPFNEYIEGALSCIIWTLTLQTTIKYVIIALRADNKGEGGILALFSLVKNLKKGWLYLIAIVGAAALIADGVITPSLTVMSAIEGLEIYNPHTPVVPITIGILIAIFVVQQFGTSFIGKFFGPVMVVWFLVLGGLGVMHLSENFEILRSFNPYYAYKLIVNSPSAIVILGAVFLCTTGAEALYSDLGHCGAKNIRVSWGFVKIMLILNYLGQGAWLLTNFEKPGFSVVNPFFGIMEEWMIIPGVILATAAAIIASQALITGSFTIFSEAMSLNLWPNQKIDYPSGVKGQMYIPRINWGLLILCIIVVLHFRESGKMEAAYGLSITVTMLMTTILLIFWLLKHRVSKVLILLFALVYLAIELGFFSANIIKFMEGGWITVVLAGSIGISMYAWYNGRLIKTRFIQFVKIDKYISILKDMKLDETIPKYATNLAYLSRAKRNDEVESKIIYSIIKKQPKRADHYFILSIVNQEDPYTFKYTVDEILPGTVYKINFLLGFKVDRRINDYFNMVLKDLMADGTIPSRSSHPSLRAHDIPPDLKYVIIDNTYINDILLTVKQKITLNIYNFVKYIGSDDFKAWGVSSHNVEVESAPITELTVYDNKIEQSGYYRHNS, encoded by the coding sequence ATGGCAGAAGTTACAGAAGATGGTTACCACTTCGACATAAAGAAACTTTCCTTTATTGGAGTTTTAGTGTCTCTAGGGATTGTTTTTGGAGATATTGGTACCTCTCCGCTTTACGTAATGAAAGCAATTGTGAATGCAAGGTCTCAAGGGAGTAATATGCCTTTCAATGAATATATAGAAGGTGCCCTTTCTTGTATTATTTGGACACTTACTCTTCAGACTACCATAAAATATGTAATCATTGCTTTAAGGGCAGATAATAAAGGGGAGGGAGGAATTCTTGCCTTATTTTCTCTAGTTAAGAATCTGAAAAAAGGATGGCTTTATCTTATAGCCATTGTAGGAGCTGCTGCACTTATTGCAGATGGGGTAATTACACCATCACTTACCGTGATGTCAGCTATTGAAGGTCTTGAAATTTATAATCCACATACTCCTGTTGTTCCTATTACCATTGGAATTCTCATTGCAATTTTTGTGGTACAGCAATTCGGAACCAGCTTTATTGGAAAGTTTTTTGGTCCCGTAATGGTGGTTTGGTTTTTAGTATTAGGAGGTTTAGGGGTAATGCATTTGAGTGAAAATTTTGAAATTCTAAGATCTTTTAACCCTTATTACGCATACAAACTCATTGTAAACTCTCCAAGTGCAATAGTTATTTTAGGTGCAGTGTTCCTTTGTACAACTGGAGCAGAGGCTCTTTATTCAGATTTAGGACATTGCGGAGCTAAAAATATAAGAGTAAGCTGGGGATTTGTTAAAATAATGCTTATTTTAAATTATCTTGGACAAGGAGCTTGGCTTCTAACAAACTTTGAAAAACCAGGTTTTTCTGTTGTAAACCCATTCTTTGGGATTATGGAAGAATGGATGATTATACCAGGAGTAATTTTAGCAACAGCTGCCGCTATTATTGCTAGCCAGGCTTTGATTACGGGTTCTTTTACCATTTTTTCTGAAGCAATGTCGCTCAACCTTTGGCCTAATCAAAAAATTGACTATCCTTCTGGAGTTAAAGGACAAATGTATATCCCTAGAATCAATTGGGGCCTTTTAATTTTATGCATTATTGTAGTGCTGCACTTCAGAGAATCTGGAAAAATGGAAGCAGCTTATGGACTTTCCATTACAGTAACAATGTTAATGACAACCATTCTACTTATTTTTTGGTTGTTGAAACATAGAGTAAGTAAAGTTTTAATATTATTATTTGCTTTAGTCTATTTGGCTATTGAGTTAGGCTTCTTCAGTGCAAATATCATTAAGTTCATGGAAGGAGGATGGATCACCGTAGTATTAGCCGGTTCTATTGGAATCTCTATGTATGCATGGTATAATGGAAGGTTAATCAAAACAAGATTTATCCAATTTGTGAAGATTGACAAATATATATCCATTCTTAAAGATATGAAGTTGGATGAAACCATTCCCAAATATGCCACAAACTTAGCTTATCTGAGCCGTGCTAAAAGAAATGATGAAGTAGAATCTAAAATTATTTATTCTATCATCAAAAAACAGCCGAAAAGAGCAGATCATTACTTTATTCTAAGTATTGTGAATCAGGAAGATCCGTATACATTCAAGTATACGGTTGATGAAATTCTTCCCGGAACTGTTTATAAAATTAACTTCCTTCTTGGATTTAAAGTAGATAGAAGAATCAATGATTATTTCAATATGGTATTGAAAGATCTTATGGCAGATGGAACTATTCCTTCAAGAAGCAGCCACCCGTCTCTAAGAGCTCATGACATACCGCCGGATTTGAAATATGTAATTATAGATAATACTTATATCAACGATATACTTTTAACTGTTAAACAGAAGATTACCCTTAATATTTACAACTTTGTAAAATATATAGGAAGTGATGACTTTAAGGCGTGGGGAGTGTCTTCACATAACGTAGAAGTAGAGTCTGCCCCTATTACAGAGCTTACTGTTTATGACAATAAAATTGAACAATCTGGGTATTACCGTCATAACTCTTAA
- the panD gene encoding aspartate 1-decarboxylase → MLIEVFKSKIHRVRVTASDLNYIGSITIDEDLIEAAGLVVGERVYIVNVNNGERFDTYVIKGKRKSGEVCLNGPAARKVQRDDIIIIIAYAQMTPEEAKDFQPKIVFPDEKTNLLT, encoded by the coding sequence ATGTTAATAGAAGTTTTCAAGTCCAAGATCCATAGGGTAAGAGTTACAGCCTCAGACCTTAATTATATAGGAAGTATAACGATAGATGAAGATCTTATAGAAGCCGCTGGTTTAGTGGTGGGAGAAAGGGTCTATATCGTCAATGTGAATAATGGAGAACGTTTTGATACCTACGTTATCAAAGGAAAAAGAAAATCCGGAGAAGTATGTCTTAACGGACCTGCTGCAAGAAAAGTACAGAGAGATGATATCATCATCATCATTGCTTATGCGCAGATGACCCCTGAAGAAGCCAAAGACTTCCAGCCGAAAATAGTTTTCCCTGATGAAAAAACAAATCTTCTTACGTAA
- the pdxH gene encoding pyridoxamine 5'-phosphate oxidase, whose amino-acid sequence MENLHDKRKVYDKSQLIESEIKQNPIEQFRDWFLDASESPEVSEANAMAVSTVEEDGCPRTRMVLLKSYTHEGFIFYTNYNSRKGKAIENNHKACLHFFWPNLERQIIIKANLEKVAENLSDGYFHSRPKGSQLGAVVSPQSQEIPNREFLEEKLKDLEKEYENIEVPRPDHWGGYLAKPYEIEFWQGRPNRLHDRIVYKLEDLDWKISRLAP is encoded by the coding sequence ATGGAAAACCTGCACGACAAAAGAAAAGTGTACGATAAATCCCAACTTATTGAAAGTGAGATAAAACAAAATCCAATAGAGCAGTTTAGAGACTGGTTTTTGGATGCCAGTGAAAGCCCGGAAGTCTCAGAAGCTAATGCTATGGCGGTTTCTACGGTAGAGGAAGATGGTTGTCCGAGAACAAGAATGGTCCTGTTGAAATCTTACACTCATGAAGGGTTTATTTTCTATACCAACTACAATAGCAGAAAAGGAAAAGCAATAGAAAATAATCATAAAGCCTGTCTGCATTTTTTCTGGCCTAATCTGGAGCGGCAGATTATCATCAAAGCTAACCTTGAAAAAGTGGCAGAAAACTTAAGTGATGGCTATTTCCATTCGAGGCCAAAGGGAAGTCAGCTGGGCGCTGTAGTTTCGCCACAAAGTCAGGAAATTCCTAATCGTGAGTTTCTGGAAGAAAAATTAAAAGATCTGGAGAAAGAGTACGAAAATATAGAAGTTCCAAGACCGGACCATTGGGGCGGATATCTTGCAAAACCTTATGAGATTGAATTCTGGCAGGGAAGACCTAACCGTCTTCACGACAGAATTGTGTATAAATTGGAAGATCTTGATTGGAAGATCTCTCGATTGGCTCCATAG
- a CDS encoding pyruvate dehydrogenase complex E1 component subunit beta, whose translation MAEYTFREVIAQAMSEEMRKDESIYLMGEEVAEYNGAYKASKGMLDEFGPKRVIDTPIAELGFTGISVGAAMNGNRPIVEFMTFNFSLVGIDQIINNAAKIRQMSGGQWNCPIVFRGPTASAGQLGATHSQAFEGWFANCPGLKVVVPSNPYDAKGLLKTAIQDNDPVIFMESEQMYGDKMEIPEEEYYLPIGKADIKREGKDVTLVSFGKIMKLALQAAEDMEKEGISVEVIDLRTVRPLDFDTILASVKKTNRLVILEEAWPFGSISSEITYMVQQKAFDYLDAPIKRITTPDAPAPYSAALFAEWFPKLEKVKEEIKKAMYVK comes from the coding sequence ATGGCAGAATATACTTTTCGTGAGGTAATTGCACAGGCAATGAGCGAGGAAATGCGTAAAGACGAATCCATTTACCTGATGGGGGAGGAAGTGGCAGAATATAATGGTGCATATAAAGCTTCAAAAGGAATGCTGGATGAATTTGGTCCAAAAAGAGTGATCGATACACCGATTGCAGAACTTGGATTTACAGGGATCTCTGTAGGAGCAGCAATGAATGGGAACAGACCTATCGTAGAATTTATGACATTCAATTTCTCTTTAGTAGGAATTGACCAGATTATTAATAATGCGGCGAAAATCCGTCAAATGAGTGGTGGACAGTGGAACTGCCCAATCGTTTTCCGTGGACCTACAGCTTCTGCAGGACAATTAGGAGCTACACACTCTCAGGCTTTCGAAGGTTGGTTTGCCAACTGTCCGGGGCTTAAAGTAGTCGTACCTTCAAACCCTTATGATGCAAAAGGATTATTGAAAACAGCTATTCAAGATAACGACCCGGTTATTTTCATGGAATCTGAGCAGATGTATGGTGATAAAATGGAAATTCCTGAAGAAGAGTACTATTTACCTATCGGAAAAGCAGATATTAAAAGAGAAGGTAAAGATGTTACTTTAGTTTCTTTTGGTAAGATTATGAAGTTGGCATTACAAGCTGCTGAAGACATGGAAAAAGAAGGAATCTCTGTAGAGGTAATTGACCTTAGAACAGTTCGTCCTTTAGATTTTGATACTATTTTAGCATCTGTAAAGAAAACAAATAGATTAGTAATCTTAGAAGAGGCTTGGCCATTTGGATCAATATCTTCTGAAATCACTTATATGGTACAACAAAAAGCATTCGATTATTTAGATGCTCCAATCAAGAGAATTACAACTCCTGATGCTCCAGCACCATATTCAGCTGCATTATTCGCAGAATGGTTCCCTAAGCTTGAAAAAGTAAAAGAGGAAATCAAAAAAGCAATGTACGTTAAGTAA
- a CDS encoding TerD family protein — protein MAINLQKGQKIEIGLTKMTIGLGWDPNEGTGYDFDLDASAIMIDSDRKLVSEEYFVFYNNLNSPDGALTHTGDDPSGKNSDGADDEAIIIDLDKVDSRVEEILFVVTIEDFERRKQNFGQVRNSYIRVVDNGTNQEIAKYELDEDFSIETGVEFGRLYKRNGSWKFEASGIGYRADLGFFLEKYYKGQIIK, from the coding sequence ATGGCAATTAATCTACAGAAAGGACAAAAAATCGAGATCGGACTGACAAAAATGACGATAGGACTTGGTTGGGATCCTAATGAAGGGACAGGCTACGACTTCGATCTTGATGCTTCAGCAATCATGATCGATTCTGATAGAAAATTAGTAAGCGAGGAATATTTTGTTTTTTATAATAATCTGAATTCACCGGATGGAGCCCTTACTCATACCGGAGATGATCCGAGCGGAAAAAACAGTGATGGAGCTGATGATGAAGCGATCATTATAGATCTTGATAAAGTAGATTCAAGAGTTGAAGAAATTCTTTTTGTGGTCACTATTGAAGACTTTGAAAGAAGAAAACAGAACTTTGGACAGGTTAGAAATTCATATATCAGGGTGGTAGATAATGGTACCAACCAGGAAATTGCAAAATATGAGCTGGATGAAGATTTTTCCATTGAAACCGGAGTTGAGTTCGGAAGATTATACAAAAGAAACGGAAGCTGGAAGTTTGAAGCTTCAGGAATAGGATACAGAGCAGACCTTGGTTTCTTCCTTGAAAAATATTATAAAGGACAAATCATCAAATAA